A part of Cannabis sativa cultivar Pink pepper isolate KNU-18-1 chromosome 6, ASM2916894v1, whole genome shotgun sequence genomic DNA contains:
- the LOC115695890 gene encoding nigrin b, translating into MQASYSTVVFNTKFNDVSVGSYQTFMQSLRRELSSGTTSYDIPLLRKESEAVKDKQFVYVRLENQSFKITFAISTLNSYVIAYQVDAEKRCYFFKEAPPEAKTSLFKKSTKRVNVNLSTNYNELGKRENVNLGFKSLDNSLEGFKRFDSENPTNELCQILIVVIQMVAEAARSKYIQQKIEWKGFEAGFFPKSDIISYENKWKNLSKAIQNSKNGSFPKIQLQNEDYSDRYVSKVAEVKNDMALLLNIAT; encoded by the coding sequence atgcAAGCAAGCTACAGCACTGTAGTTTTCAACACTAAATTCAATGATGTGAGTGTGGGATCATACCAAACATTCATGCAATCTCTACGAAGAGAATTGTCTAGCGGAACCACGAGCTATGACATACCCTTATTGCGTAAAGAATCAGAAGCGGTCAAAGACAAACAATTCGTCTATGTGAGACTTGAAAACCAAAGTTTCAAAATCACATTTGCAATATCCACTCTCAACTCTTATGTAATTGCCTATCAAGTAGACGCTGAAAAGCGTTGCTACTTCTTTAAAGAAGCTCCTCCCGAAGCGAAAACTTCACTTTTCAAAAAAAGTACTAAAAGAGTCAATGTTAATCTCAGTACAAATTATAATGAATTAGGAAAGAGAGAAAATGTCAATTTGGGATTTAAGTCGTTAGACAATTCCCTCGAAGGATTTAAAAGATTTGATAGCGAGAATCCTACGAACGAGCTTTGTCAAATTCTTATTGTTGTTATCCAAATGGTTGCGGAGGCTGCGAGATCTAAGTATATTCAACAAAAAATAGAATGGAAAGGCTTTGAAGCCGGATTTTTCCCTAAAAGTGATATTATAAGCTATGAGAATAAATGGAAAAATCTTTCGAAAGCAATTCAGAATTCTAAAAATGGAAGTTTTCCTAAAATACAACTGCAAAATGAAGATTATAGTGATCGTTATGTGTCCAAAGTTGCAGAAGTGAAAAATGACATGGCACTCTTATTGAATATTGCAACATAA
- the LOC115695889 gene encoding ribosome-inactivating protein cucurmosin, translated as MQASYSTVVFNTKFSDVSVGSYQSFMQSLRRELSSGTTSYDIPLLRKKSEAVRDKQFVYVRLENQSFKITFAISALNSYVIGYQVDVEKRCYFFKEASSEAKALLFKESTRRVNVNLNTNYDNLGNRENVNLGFKSLDNSLEAFKRFDSENPTNELRQILIVVIQMVAEAGRSKYIQQKMEWKGFESGFFPKGDILSYENKWEDLSKAIQNSKDGSFPKIKLQNEDYSDRYVSKVTDVKKDMALLLNIAA; from the coding sequence atgcAAGCAAGCTACAGCACTGTTGTTTTCAACACTAAATTCAGTGATGTGAGTGTGGGATCATACCAATCATTCATGCAATCTCTTCGAAGAGAATTGTCTAGCGGAACCACGAGCTATGACATACCCTTATTGCGTAAAAAATCAGAAGCAGTCAGAGACAAACAATTCGTCTATGTGAGACTTGAAAACCAAAGTTTCAAAATCACATTTGCAATATCAGCTCTCAACTCCTATGTAATTGGATATCAAGTAGATGTGGAAAAGCGTTGTTACTTCTTCAAAGAAGCTTCTTCCGAAGCGAAAGCTTTACTTTTCAAAGAAAGTACTCGAAGAGTTAATGTTAATCTCAATACAAATTATGATAATTTGGGAAATAGAGAGAATGTCAATTTGGGATTTAAGTCGTTAGACAATTCCCTCGAAGCATTTAAAAGATTTGATAGCGAGAATCCTACGAACGAGCTTCGTCAAATTCTTATTGTTGTTATCCAAATGGTTGCCGAGGCTGGGAGATCTAAATATATTCAACaaaaaatggaatggaaaggcttTGAATCTGGATTTTTCCCTAAAGGTGATATTTTAAGCTATGAGAATAAATGGGAAGATCTTTCGAAAGCAATCCAGAATTCTAAAGATGGAAGTTTTCCTaaaataaaattgcaaaatgaaGATTATAGTGATCGTTATGTGTCCAAAGTTACAGATGTGAAAAAAGACATGGCACTCTTGTTGAACATTGCAGCATAA
- the LOC115695891 gene encoding ribosome-inactivating protein cucurmosin-like, whose translation MQASYSTVVFNTKFNDVSVGSYQTFMQSLRRELSSGITSYDIPLLRKKSEAIKDKQFVYVRLENQSFKITFAVSTLNCYMIAYQVDAEKRCYFFKEAPPEAKTLLFKESTRRVNVNLSTNYNNLGNRENYNLGFKSLDNSLEAFKRFDSENPTNELRRILIVVSQMVAEAARSKYIQQKIEWKGFDSGFFPKGDILSYENKWEDLSKAIQNSKDGSFPKIQLQNEDYSARYVSKVAEVKNDMALLLNIAA comes from the coding sequence atgCAAGCAAGCTACAGCACTGTGGTTTTCAACACTAAATTCAATGATGTGAGTGTGGGATCATACCAAACATTCATGCAATCTCTACGAAGAGAATTGTCTAGTGGAATCACGAGCTATGACATACCCTTATTGCGTAAAAAATCAGAAGCAATCAAAGACAAACAGTTCGTTTATGTGAGACTTGAAAACCAAAGTTTCAAAATCACATTTGCAGTATCCACTCTCAACTGCTATATGATTGCCTATCAAGTAGACGCCGAAAAGCGTTGCTACTTCTTTAAAGAAGCTCCTCCCGAAGCGAAAACTTTACTTTTCAAAGAAAGTACTCGAAGAGTCAATGTTAATCTCAgtacaaattataataatttaggaAACAGAGAGAATTATAATTTAGGATTTAAGTCGTTAGACAATTCCCTCGAAGCATTTAAAAGATTTGATAGCGAGAATCCTACGAATGAGCTTCGTCGAATTCTTATTGTTGTTAGCCAAATGGTTGCAGAGGCTGCGAGATCTAAATATATTCAGCAAAAAATAGAATGGAAAGGCTTTGACTCCGGTTTTTTCCCTAAAGGTGATATTTTAAGCTATGAGAATAAATGGGAAGATCTTTCGAAAGCAATCCAGAATTCTAAAGATGGAAGTTTTcctaaaatacaattacaaaatgaaGATTATAGTGCTCGTTATGTGTCCAAAGTTGCAGAAGTGAAAAATGACATGGCACTCTTGTTGAATATTGCAGCATAA